The Candidatus Hydrogenisulfobacillus filiaventi sequence TGACCCGGCGCAAGACAGTGCTGGAATCCACCAGCCTGCCCGGCAAGCTGACCGACTGCTCCAGCCGGGATCCTGCGGAATCGGAGCTCTACCTGGTGGAAGGGGACTCCGCCGGCGGATCGGCCAAGCAGGGCCGCGACCGGCGCTTCCAGGCCATCCTGCCCTTGCGGGGCAAGATCCTTAACGTGGAACGCGCCCGTATGGACAAGATCCTGGGCAATGAGGAGATCCGGGCCATGATCACCGCCGTCGGTACCGGGATCGGGGAGGATTTCGACCTGCGGAAGGCCCGCTACCATCGCATTGTGATCATGACCGACGCCGATGTGGATGGCGCCCACATCCGCACCCTGCTGCTGACCTTCTTCTACCGGTTCATGCGGCCGCTCGTGGAATCGGGGTATGTCTATATCGCCCAACCCCCGCTGTACCGGGTCAAGAAGGGTAAGCAGCCCGAGCGGTACTTGTACGACGATGCCAGCCTGGAGCGGCTGCTGGAGGAATGGGGCCGCGACGGGGTGGATGTGCAACGGTATAAGGGTTTAGGCGAGATGAACCCCGAGCAGCTGTGGGAAACGACGATGAATCCGGAGACGCGCACCCTTTTGCGGGTGAATCTGGAGGACGCGGTGGCGGCCGACTGGATCTTCTCCGTGCTGATGGGGGATCGGGTTGAGGCCCGCCGGGATTTCATTCAGGAGCATGCCCACCTGGTGCGCAACCTGGACACGGTCGGGTAAGCCGGGCCGGAGGGGCTGGAGGGAGCTAGCGTGGCGGACGCGGGACGGGTGCTGCCGGTCGATATCCAGGAGGAGATGCGCCGCTCCTATATCGACTATGCCATGAGCGTGATTGTAGGCCGGGCGTTGCCGGACGTGCGCGACGGCCTGAAGCCGGTGCACCGGCGCATTCTTTATGCCATGCACGAGATCGGCAACCTCCCCACGCAGCCGTACAAGAAATCGGCGCGTATCGTGGGGGAGGTGCTGGGCCGTTACCACCCGCATGGGGACGTTGCCGTCTACGATGCCATGGTACGCATGGCCCAGGATTTTTCCATCCGCTATCCGCTGGTGGACGGCCACGGCAACTTCGGTTCCCTGGACGGTGATGCCCCTGCCGCCATGCGCTATACCGAGGTGCGCCTCTCGCGCCTGGCGATGGAGATGCTGGCCGACCTGGACAAGGAGACGGTAGATTTCGTCCCCAACTTTGACGAGTCGCTGCAGGAACCTCTGGTCCTGCCGGCCAAGGTACCCAACCTGCTCATCAACGGTTCCGCCGGCATTGCGGTGGGCATGGCCACCAACATCCCTCCCCATAATCTAGGCGAGGTGGTGGATGCCCTCGTCTACCTGATTGAGCATCCGGACGCAGGCTTTGAGGAGCTGTGGGAACGCCTGCCGGGACCCGATTTTCCGACCGGCGGGCAGATCCTGGGCCGGGACGGCATCCGCGCTGCGTATACCACCGGCCGCGGCATCCTGACCATCCGTGGGCAGGCCACGGTGGAGGAGACGCGACAAGGGCGGCAGCAGATCGTCATCACGGAGATCCCCTATCAGGTCAACAAGGCCCGGCTGGTGGAGAAGATCGCCGAACTGGTGCGGGAGCGGCGCATTGAGGGGATCGCCGACCTTCGGGACGAGTCGGACCGGCACGGGGTGCGGGTGGTTATTGACCTCAAACGGGACGCGGTACCCAAGGTCATCCTGAACCAGATCTACAAGTACACCCCCATGGAGCAGACCTTCGGTATCATCCTGCTGGCCCTCAAAGGCGGCCGGCCGCTGGTGCTTACCCTGCGCGAAATGCTGGAGGCCTTCCTGGACCATCGCAAGGAGGTGGTGGTGCGCCGGACCCGGTTCGAGCTGCGCAAGGCCGAGGCCCGGGCGCACATCCTGGAAGGCCTGCGGATTGCCTTGCAGTTCCTGGATGAGGTGATCGCCCTCATCCGGGCGGCGGCGTCGGTGGAGGCCGCCCGTACGGGCCTGATGGAACGCTTCGGCCTCACCGAGGTGCAGGCCACCGCTATCCTGGAGATGCGGCTGCAGCGGCTGACGGCGCTGGAGCGCGAAAAAATCGAGGCCGAGTACCAGGACCTCCTGACCCAGATCAGCCGGCTCAAGGCCATCCTGGCCGATGAACGGCTGGTCTACGACCTCATCAAGCAGGAACTGCTGGACCTGAAACAGCGGTTCGGGGACGCCCGGCGGACCAAAATCGGGCCCAAGGCCGCGGAACTCACCGACGAGGACCTGATTCCTGAAGAGGACATGGTGGTGACCGTTACCCATCGCGGCTACATCAAGCGCACGGCGGTCAGCACCTACCGGGCCCAGCGCCGGGGAGGGCGGGGGGTCACCGGCAGCCAGCTGCGGGAGGACGACTTCATCACCCAGCTGTTCGTGGCCTCCACCCACACCTATCTGTGCTTCTTCACCAACCGGGGGCGCATCTACCGGCTTAAGGTCCATGAGATCCCGGAGGCGGGCCGGCAGGCCAAAGGGACGGCCATCGTTAACCTCCTGGCCCTGGAAGGGGGGGAGCGCATCACGGCCGTGCAAACCTTGGCCGCGGACGGGGAGGGCGGCTACTGGCTGTTCGCCACCCGGCGGGGAGTGGTGAAACGGACGCCCCTGACCGAATACGACAGTTGGCGCGGTGGCGGCATCATCGCCATCGACCTCGACCCCCAGGACGAGTTAATCGGGGTGAGCCGCACCGACGGGTCCAGCGAGGTCATCCTGGGCACCCGCGACGGGCAGGTCATCCGGTTTGCGGAAGAGGAGGTGCGGCCTATGGGCCGCACAGCCCGCGGGGTGACCGGCATCCGTCTGCGGGGGGAGGACGAGGTGGTATCCCTGGCCGCCATCCATGACCATCCCCAGCTGCTCATCATCAGCCGGCGCGGCTTCGGTAAACGCACCCCTGTCGACCAGTTCCGGCGCACAGCCCGCGGGGGCATGGGGGTCCAGGGTCTGCGGGTCACCGCCAAGACCGGCGGCATCGCCGGCATTGCAGCCGTGTCGGGCCCGGAGGAGTTCATGGTGGTCTCTTCGGATGGTACCCTCATCCGGCTGGCGGTTGCGTCGGTGTCCGAGCAGGGCCGGAGCACCCAGGGTGTGACCCTCATGCGCCTGGAGGAGGGCCAGGAGGTGGCGGCGGTGGCGGTGCTGGTGCCGGAGGAGGGCCACGACCAGGGGCTGTAACTGACCGGATCAAGCCCGGCCCGATACGGTACTATGAAAAAACCAGATCCGGACGGAGTTCCGGCCGGTGGAGCACGCAGGGAGGATCGAACGGGCATGACTGAGCGGCAGGAAGGCACCTATGGGGTCAAGGCCGGCTTGGCGGAGATGCTGAAGGGCGGCGTCATCATGGACGTCACCACCCCGGAGCAGGCCGAGATCGCGGAAAAGGCGGGCGCAGTGGCGGTCATGGCCCTGGAGCGGGTGCCGGCCGATATCCGTGCCGCCGGCGGGGTGGCCCGTATGGCCGACCCGGCGGTGGTCAAGCGCATCATGCAGGCTGTCTCCATCCCCGTCATGGCCAAGGTGCGGATCGGCCATTTTGCCGAAGCGCAGGTGCTGGAGGCGCTTGAGGTCGACTACATCGATGAGAGCGAAGTCCTGACTCCGGCTGATGAGCAGTATCACATCGACAAATGGGCCTTCAAGGTCCCCTTCGTCTGCGGCGCCCGGGACCTGGGCGAGGCGTTGCGGCGCATTGCGGAAGGGGCCGCAATGATCCGCACCAAAGGGGAACCCGGCACCGGCAATGTGGTGGAGGCGGTACGCCATTTGCGCACCGTCAATGCCCAAATCCGGCGGGTGGTCTCCACCCCGGCTGATGAGCTGCCGGACCTGGCTAAGGAACTGGGTGCGCCCCTGGACCTGGTGCGGCGGGTGAAGGAGTTGGGCCGGCTGCCGGTGGTCAACTTCAGCGCCGGCGGGATCGCAACCCCGGCGGACGCCGCGCTCATGATGCAGCTGGGGGCGGACGGGATCTTTGTGGGTTCCGGCATCTTCAAGTCCAAAAATCCCGAAGCCTATGCACGGGCCATCGTGCGGGCCACCCTCCACTACAAGGATCCCAAGATCGTGGCTGAGGTCTCCGAGGGAATCGGGGAGCCCATGCCCGGCCTGGAGATGGCCACCCTGGGGGCGGCTGACCGGATGCAGGAGCGTGGCTATTAAATGACCGCCTACCAGGAACCGGTGCGCGTCGGGGTGCTGGCCATTCAGGGGGACGTCCGGGAACACCTGCACCACCTGGAACGGGCGGGGGCCCGCCCCCAGGAAGTCCGGACGCCTGCCGACCTGGACGGGCTGGCCGGGCTGATCATCCCGGGCGGGGAGAGCACCACCATCGGCATGCTGATGGAGGAAGCGGGACTCACCCAGGCGGTGCGGGAACGGGTGGAACGGGAAGGGTTCCCGGTGTACGGGACCTGCGCGGGGCTGATCCTGCTGGCCCGTAGGGTGGTGGGAGGGCCTTCGCCGGCCCGTATCGGAGTGATGGACCTCACGGCCGACCGGAACGCCTATGGCCGGCAGGTGGCATCGTTTGAGGTCCGCCTGCCGATTCCGGTGCTGGGGCCGGAGTTATTCCCGGCCGTTTTCATCCGGGCGCCCCGCATTACCGCCGTGGGCCCGGGGGTGCAGGTGCTGGCCACGTTGGATGGTGAGCCGGTCATGGCGGAATCCGGGGGGCTGTTGGTCTCGGCCTTCCATCCTGAGATGAGCGACGACCTGCGCATTCATCGTTATTTCCTGGAGAAGGTGCGGGCCTTCGCGGCCCGGGCCGGGGCCGCCACCGGCGGCCCGTGAGCTGCGCCCTCCCTTGCCCTGCGGCCGCTGGAGCGGCCCTCTAAACGGAGGCCATCGCCGTCGCCATGGCCACTGCGAGGTGAAATCCCGGTGTTGGATCTGCGACGTATCCGTCAGGACCCGGAGACCGTGGCCCGCCTGCTGGCCAAGAAGCATGTGGCCGTGGATCTGGAGGCGGTACTGGAGCTGGATCGGCGCGCCCGGGCCATCCGGCGGGAGCTGGAGGAGCTGCAGGCGCGGCGCAACCGCGGTAGCGAAGCGGTGGCCCGGTTGAAGCGGGAACAGCGGGATGCGGAGGAGCTCATCCGGCAGGTGCGGGCGGACGGCGAACGGATTGACGCCCTGGAGGCCGAGCTGGAGCCGTTAGAGGCGGAGCTGCGGGCACGGCTGCTGGAGATTCCCAACGTGCCCGATCCCGACGTTCCGGAGGGGGAGGACGCCGGCAGCAACGTGGAGGTCCGCCGCTGGGGGGAGCCCCCCAGCTTTGCCTTTGCCGCCCGCCCCCACTGGGACCTGGGGGAAGCCCTGGGCATCATGGATTTCGAGCGGGCGCACAAGATTTCCGGATCGCGCTTCAGCGTGCTGGCCGGGGACGGTGCCCGCCTGTCCCGGGCCCTGATCAACTTCATGCTGGACCATGCCCGGGAGGCCGGGTACCGCGAAATGGCGGTACCCTACCTGGTCAACCGGGATTCCATGATCGGTACCGGACAGTTTCCCAAGTTTGAGGAGGATGTCTACCGCGTCGTCCCGCACGAGTATTACCTGATCTCCACCGCCGAAATTCCCCTGACCAACCTGCACCGGGAGGAGATCCTGGAGGAGGCCGAGCTGCCCATCAAACTGGTCGGGTACACGGCGTGTTTCCGCGCCGAGGCGGGCGCGGCCGGCCGCGACACCCGCGGCCTCATCCGGCAGCACCAGTTTGACAAGGTGGAACTGGTGCAGCTAGTCCGGCCGGAGGCGTCGCCGGCGGCCCTCGAGGAGATGGTGACCACCGCCCAGGGGGTCCTGGAGGCCCTGGGGCTGCCCTACCGGACGGTGCTGCTGTGCGGCGGTGATATGGGGTTCGGACAGGCCCGTACCTACGACCTTGAGGTGTGGATGCCGTCCTACGGGCGCTATGTGGAGATCAGCTCCTGTTCCAACATGACCGACTTCCAAGCCCGCCGGGCCGGCATCCGCTACCGCCCCCAGGGGTCCAAACGCACCGAATACGTGCACACCCTGAATGGCAGTGCCCTGGCGGTGGGGCGGACGCTGGCGGCCCTGGTGGAGAATCTGCAGACGGAGGACGGGCAGGTGCGGGTGCCGGAGGTGCTGGTCCCGTATCTGGGCGGACAGACCCTGGTCGGCCGGCCCTGACCGGCCGGGGGGCCCTTTTCTTCCCCGGCCGCGTCGGCTACACTCGGAATAGGCACGCGGAGGGGTAGCGTAATCGGTAACGCAGCGGTCTTGAAAACCGCCGCCTTCGGGCTTGCAGGTTCGAGTCCTGTCCCCTCCGCCAGTTTTATGTCCCTGCCTCCGCTTCCTTCAGCACTTCCTGGATCCACCCGAAGGCCGCGGTGGTAGCGGTGATGCCGCTGGTGGTCAAGGCCAGCAGCGCCGCCTGCAGCAGGGCGTCCGCCTCGATGCCTTCGGCCAGCGCGCGGCGGGCATGCGACCGGACGCCGCCCGGGGAGCGGGCGCCGATGGCGATGCCCAACTGCACCAGATGGGCTTCCCGGGGCGTCAGCGGCCCGGCGCTATGGGTAGCGGCCGCCACCCGGTCCCAGGCTTCGAGCACCGCGGGATACCGGGTACGCAACGCCTGATAGACAGGCGGTAAATAGTCGGCCGGCATGGGTCCCCCCTCCTTGCTGTCGGACCATCCTGAAGGACACTCCGGCTTTCAGTGTATCCCGCTTCTCCGGGCCTCACCAGTCCCCGGGTTGCGTGGCGGCCGATATATGAGTAACATGATCATGTATAACAAAAAGAGCGGGCGCCGGCCGCGGTGGGGAAGGGACGGGAACGGCATGGCGGGAATCCTCGGCATCACATTGGCCCTGTACGGGGCCCTCATGACCTGGTTGGGCGCCCGGGCGCGGCGCCGCACCGGAACGGCAGGCTACTTTGACGGCCGGCATGCCCTGGGAGGCGGGGCGGTATTCGGCCTGGTGACCGCGCTCTGGACCTCCTCGGCGGTGGCGGTGGAACTGGATACCGCCTATCGCAGCGGCTGGGGGGCTGCCTGGTTCGGGGGATCGGTCGCCCTGATGTCGGTCGCAGTCACCTTCTGGTTCCCGGTGATCCGGCGGTACGGCTATCTGACGAACAGCGACCTTATCGGCCGCGGCTTCGGGACGGCGGCCCGCCGCCTGGCCGGCGGGGTCATCGCCCTGACCTTTCCCGTCTTTGCCCTCTCCAATGCCCTGGTTGCGGCCGTCTTCCTGCATGTAGCCCTCGGTTGGCCCCTGGGGCTGGGCCTGGCGGGGGTAACGGCGCTGGTGCTGCTCTATGTCCAGTTTGCAGGGTTGACCTCCCTGGCTGCTACCCAAGCCGTCAACCTGGGTCTCATGCTGGCGGGCCTGGCGGCCGCCCTGTGGCAGGCGGTGCATTCCCCCCTGCCGGTCCATCCCCTGCCGGCAGCCGTCCGCGGCTGGCAGGGCGTGCCGGCGGCGACCGTCCTGGTGTGGCTGACCATGAACCTGTTAAACGGTCTGGCCGCCCAGGCCGAACTGCAGGCGCTGGCCGCCGCCCGTCGCCCGGCCGAGGCCCGCTGCGCGGTGGTCGCCTCCTCCCTGTTGTTGTTGGGCATTGTGGTCGCCAGCGCCTGGCTGGGCATTTTGGTCCGGCAGCACTGGCTGCCGGGGCCGGGGGGCGGACTGGGGGCCTTCGCCCGGGTCATGCTGACCGGCAGCCCCTGGTGGGTGCAGGTGCTGGTGGCAGCTGGGGTCTGGGCACTGGCGCTCACCTGGTGCGCGCCCCTTCTCTTCTCAGGGGCGGTCAGCCTGGGCCGGGATGTGGTGCGCCCGGCAGAGGCGGTGCGATGGACACGCTGGGCGTTGGTGGCGGAGGGAGTGCTGCTGGTGGGATTCGGGCTGCTACGGCCCGGCGACCTGGCCTGGTGGCGGGTGTTCGGGCTTACCCTGCGCAACGCGGCAGTGGTCACCCCTACTGTGGCCTTCCTGCTTTGGCCCGACCTGCCCCGGCGGTGGGTGCTGGCGGCGATGACCGCCGCAGTCGGGATGGGTTTGGGGCTGAACCTGGTGCAGGGCTTCAGTGCCGGGGCCACCGCCCTCAGTCCGATGTGGCCGGCGGCCGCCACCGGGCTGGGGGTGCTCAACCTGGGCCGGCTGTGGACGGACGGCCGCCGCCTGGAGGGGGCGGTCACCGGCCTGCTGACCGCAGCGGCAGCCTGGGGGGCCCTGCCGGCGGCGCGGGCACTGGATGCGGTCCCGCTGGCCGGGCCGGTGGTCCTGCTGGTCCCGGCCCTGGTGACGGGCGGCTTATGGGCGTTCCGGCGCGCGGTGTTGGCGCAGCCGCTGGCCGTCTGGGAGGAGGATTAGGCGTGTGGCAGCTGACAACGGCGGTGAAGACAGGCCTCCGGATGATGGTGCGCCTGGCTCAGGAGCCGGCCGGCCGGCCCTTATCGGCCGCGGGGCTGGCCCGGGAATTGGGGGTTTCCCCACCCTACCTGGAGCAGCTAAGCCTGCCCTTGCGGCGGGCGGCCCTGGTGCGGAGCGTGCGGGGGACCCGGGGGGGCTTTGTGCTGGCGCGTCCCGCCGAGGCGATTACGGTGGGGGAGATCGTGGCGGCCTTTGAAGGGCCGGGGCCGGTATGTGGCTGCCGGGAGCCTGACTGCCGGGACTGTCTGCACCCCGAGTTCTGGCAGGCGTTGGAATCGTGCTGGGAGTGGGAACTGGGCGGCGTCACCCTGGCCCGCTTTGCGCAGGCCGCCCCGCTAGAGCCGACCCATGCCTCGACGGTGCCGGTCTGGCCCCTGTGGGAACAGGGGGCCGGCATCTAAGCGCCCACGCAAGGTCAGTGGGCCGCCGTGGCCCAGAACGTGCGGCAGCCGCAGCCGGGGCAGACCTCCGGCGGCACGAACTGCGGCGTCCCGTAGCGGCAGCGGACAACGGGCAGCAGGCGTTCGTGGCATTCGGGACAATAGGCGCAGACGGTACTCCCGCACTCCGGACATAAGGTCTCGGAGGCCAGGGTTAAGTGACCGTTGCGGCAAAAGGCAAACATGCCGGGTTCCCTCCCCTCTCGGATGGATGCATCCGGCCATCCGTAATTACTATAAACTCCTGGCCGATAAAGTCCAGGGAGTACAGCTGCAGCCGGAAGCGATCCCATCCGGGGTAGAGGAATCCTGCTCAGGATACGGGGGTGCGGCTGGTGGCCTGGTAAAGGGCCAGGCTCCATACCCCGCCGATCACCTGCAGGGCAGCATCTGCCACCAGGACAAGCACCGGACCCAGGATGGGGAGGAAAGCGGCTATCCCGGACAGGACCAACATGGCCAGGAAGGCCAGGACCCCATAGGCGACCAGCCCCGCCCAGAGCGCACCGTAACCGGCCGGGAGCCAGGTTTCACGCAGGGCCTCCCCCCAGGCCAGGCCGCGCAGAAACAGGCCGCCCACCATCCGCACCGGCAGCGCCAGGGCTGCCAGAACCAGCAACCCGGTGAGGATGGCCCCGACCACATGCAGGACCACGCCCAGCACCAGGGCGACGATCAAAACTGCGACCGTAAACAGGACAGAATACAGGATGGCACCCCAGGCCCGCCCGTACTGCCGGCGGGCGTTACTCCAGAAGCTGGACCAGTCGAGAGGGGTGCCGAGCACCGCGTCGGCCAGGGTGCCGTAGGCGCCGGCCATCCAGAAGGGGCCGGCTGCCACCGCCAGCAGCAGGATCAGGAACATGGCGGATACCACCCGCAAGGGGTTAGGGGGGTACATAGGGAAGAAGGGACGGGGATGAAGGCTGAAGGGATGCAGCAACGGCACCGCTGCAGCGGCGCCCATGGTCAGGGTCATCACCAGCAGAAACAGAAGGAAGAACACCAGCGACCATACGGCTACGCTCCAGACTGCGCCCTGCCGCAGGGCGGCACGGGTGAGGGCAAAGGCCTGGTCGAACATCCCGGACACCTCCCCGGCAATGAATGGGGCCACACCGTCGCCCGGCCCGGCCGGGTGCGGTGACGGATCCGGATACCTGGTGTCACATTCTCGCTATGTGAGCGGCCTTCCTGCTATGCCTGGCCGTTTCCTAGCAAAAATCCCCAGCCGGGGCCCGGAGGGCCGGCTCAGCGCTTCGTCGCCGCTCGGGAATGTCCGCAGGGTGTAGTATGCTGAACCGGAGACAGCGCCGGTGAGAAGGGGAGCGGAGCGATGGACCGGGAGGCGCGGGCATTCTGGAAACAGCGCCGGCGGGAAATGCTGCGGCGCGAGCGGCGGCAGCGGGGCTTGGGCGGGGGGACCAGGATCACCTGGGGTCTGATCGGCCTGCTGGCGGCGGGATGGCTGCTGGAAACGGTGGCGCCCGGGATACCGGTTTTCCTGGCCGCGGCCGGGGGACCGGTGGTGCGGCTGCTGCTGGCCTGGTGGCTCCCGGGCGGGCTTTTGGGACTGGTGTTCGCGGGCGCATTCGTCTGGTTGATCGGCTCCCAGCTGGAGGCGGTCCTGCCCGCCTGGCAGTACCTGCTGCTTTTCATCCTCCCCGGTCTGGCGGGGGCGCTGGTGACCTCCATCGCGGGCGGGTTTGCCGGGGGCTTGGCCCCGTTCGGGCTGGCCGGGGGTTACGTGGCCCTGCTGCGCCGCATCTCCCCGGAAGGGGCGGCGCAATGGGCGCTGGGACTGCTCTTGATCAACGTCCTGCTGACCGGCCTGAACTGGCCGGTCCTGGCGGCGATGGCGGTGACCTTCGGAGCTGGATATGGGCTAGCCCGGCTGTGGGAAAACTAGGCGCCCTTAGCGGCCGTTTGGTAACAATCTTGTAATATGCAAACGATAGGATCGAGCACCGGCCGGACCAGCAGGTGGCGGCGCGCCCGCGGGGTAGTCCGGCCGGAAGGAGTCGCCCGCATGAATCCTCTGCCCCTTGGCACCGGCCTTCCCCCGGCGCCCCCCCGAACTCGGCGCTGGTGGTGGGCGGCTGGTACAGTACTGCTAGCCGGGATAGGGGCCGGCTTGTGGCAGCTCACTCACCGTGGTCCACACATTCCACCTTCGGACGTGTACACCGTTCGCCTGGGGGATGTCGTGCGCACGGTCGCGACCACCGGCACCCTCCAACCGGCGCAACAGGTGTCCTTGAGTTTTCCCGCTGCCGGGCAGTTGAGCGCCCTGAACGTGGCGGTGGGGCAGACGGTAACTGTTGGCCAGGTGCTGGCCCGCCTCAATGACACCACCATCGCACCGCAGGTGGCCCAGGCCCAGGCGCAGGTGGCGGAGGCCCAGGCCAACCTGGAAAAGGCACAGGAGGGACCGAGCCCGCAGGCGGTAGCGGTAGCCCGGGCCGCCGTTCAGCATGCGCAGGTGGTGCTGGCTGGGGCCGAAACCCAGTACCAGGACGAGGAAGCCATCTACAACGACCGCCTCAGTGCCCAGCAGAGCGTGGATCAGGCCCGGAATCAGGTGAACCAGGCAGCTGCAGCCCTGCAGGTGGCCCAAGCCAACGTGCAAGCGGCCGAAAACAAGCTGGCGCAGGCTCAGGCCGGCGTCAATACCTCGGCCCTGAATACCTTGAACGATACCATTGAGGCCGATGAAACCGCCCTTAATGAGGCTCAGAACCAGCTCAGCCTGGATCAGAACACCTTGAACGCGGCCCAGCAGGACCTGAATAATGCCCAGGCGCTGTATAATGCCGAGGTTGGGCTATGGGGGCTGATTACGCCCGCTCAATACGTCCAGGCGGAAAATGACCTTATCTCCTCAGGATGCAGTCCCAATAGCACCAGCACCGGGTGTGCGGGCTATCAGGCGACCGTTTCGGAGTACAACCTGGAAAGCGGCGCCCAGCAGCAGGTGAATCAGGCCCAGTCCGCCGTTAGCGCGGCCCAGAAGGCAGTAAACGCCGACAACACCCAGGTCCAGCAGGCCGAGGCCGCCCTGGCCCAGGCCCAGAACCAGCAGGCCAATCTGCAGGCGTTGAATCCCCTCTCTGTGCAGGCGGCGCAAATCGGCGTGCAGCAGGCGCAGGCGGCCCAGGCCCAGGCCGAGGCTGCCTATCAGGCGGCCCAAAACAGCCTGTCCCTGGCCCAGGCGCTGTACAACGACCGCACTGCCGCCAAGGCCCAGCTGGACCAGGCGAAAAACGCGGTTGCCCAGGCTCAGAACGGGGTGACCACCGCGCAGGCGCAGCTGGCGGAGACGGAGGCGCCGCCCGATCCCGCTACCGTGGCCCAGGCCGCCGCCCAGGTCCAGGCGGCCCAGGCCTCCCTGATGGCGGCGCAGGCGGCGGAGGCCAATACCATCCTGAAGGCTCCCATCTCCGGGGTGGTGGTAGCCGTGAACGGGACCGTCGGGGCCCAGACGACCCCCGCCACCCCGGTGGTGGTGATCGATGACACCGTCAAAACCGACCTCCAGGTGAACGTCACGGTGCCGGAGGCCGACATCGGCCAGGTCCATCCCGGGGAAACCTTGCAGCTCACCGTCCCGGCCTACCCTTCCACCACCTTTTCAGGAACGGTAACCCAGGTGTACCCGGTGCCCCAGCTGGTGAACAACGTCCCCGAATATACCGTGCTGGGCGTCGTGCATGACCCCGCCGGCCGTCTGACCCCCGCCATGACCGCCAACGTAACCCTGATTACCGCCCGGGCCCGGGGTGTGCCGGTGGTGCCGCCGGTGGCGCTCCATACCCTGGGCAGCCGTACCGGGGTCTATGTCGAGGGCGCACCCGGCCGGGCCCGGCGCCGGGCCGGGTCGCGGCCGCGCCATCTGCCGCCGGGGGTCTATTTCCAGCCGGTCCAGGTAACTTTATTCGGGACCAGCAGCGTCGAGGTTTCCGGCTTGCGACCGGGGACCCGCATCCTGCTGATCCTGCCGGGTCAGACCGCAGCCCTGCCGAACAGCGGACCCCTACCGGGCGGGCCGGGCGGTCTCTTCCGGGGTGCGCAGCGCGCCCTTAAGGGCGGGTAGGAGGGAACCCCGGCATGGCTGAGCCGCCGCTGATTGTCCTGGATGGCATCCAGAAGGTGTTTCCGATGGGCGGGGAGGTGTATGTCGCCCTCCGCGGCATCGCTCTCTCGGTGCAAGCCGGGGAGTACGTGGCCATCATGGGGCCGTCCGGATCCGGCAAGTCGACCCTGATGAGCCTGATCGGCTGCCTTGACCGGCCGACTGCAGGCCGCTACACCCTGGCCGGGGTGGAAACCGCCGGGCTGCCGGATGACGCCCTGGCCCATGTCCGCAACCGCTACATCGGATTTGTGTTTCAGAACTTCTTTCTGCTGCCCAACGTGCCGGCGGTGGAGAACGTGGAGCTGCCGTTGCTGTATGCGGGGGTACCACCCGGGGAACGGCGCCGGCGCGCCCTGGAGGCGCTGGAGGCCATGGGATTGGCCCATGTAGCCCGCCACCGGCCGCACGAACTGTCCGGGGGCCAGCAACAACGGGTGGCGATTGCCCGGGCAGTAGTGAACCGTCCGCCGCTCATCCTGGCCGACGAGCCGACCGGCGCGCTCGACACCCGCACCACTGAAGAAATCCTGCGCCTGTTCGCGGAGCTGAATGCGGCTGGCCATACCGTCGTCATGGTCACCCATGAACCGGAGGTGGCGGCCCATGCCCGGCGGCTGGTGCGGCTGCGGGACGGCTTGATTGAAGAGGACCGCGTCCTGCCCGCCGGGGGGAAGGGGGAGGGCCCGGATGCCCTTCGGTGAAACCGTGCGCATGGCCCTCCGCAGCCTGGGCCGCAACCGCCTGCGGGCCGCCCTCACCATGCTGGGCATTGTCATCGGGGTGGCGGCGGTCATCCTGCTCACGGCGGTAGGGCGGGGGGCCACCGACCTCATCACCAGCCGGATTGATCAACTGGGCGCCAATACCCTGACCGTCCTCCCGGGCTCGGCTACCGTGGGCG is a genomic window containing:
- the gyrA gene encoding DNA gyrase (subunit A) (Evidence 2a : Function from experimental evidences in other organisms; PubMedId : 12682299, 12767818, 17320901, 27557712, 30457554; Product type e : enzyme), which produces MADAGRVLPVDIQEEMRRSYIDYAMSVIVGRALPDVRDGLKPVHRRILYAMHEIGNLPTQPYKKSARIVGEVLGRYHPHGDVAVYDAMVRMAQDFSIRYPLVDGHGNFGSLDGDAPAAMRYTEVRLSRLAMEMLADLDKETVDFVPNFDESLQEPLVLPAKVPNLLINGSAGIAVGMATNIPPHNLGEVVDALVYLIEHPDAGFEELWERLPGPDFPTGGQILGRDGIRAAYTTGRGILTIRGQATVEETRQGRQQIVITEIPYQVNKARLVEKIAELVRERRIEGIADLRDESDRHGVRVVIDLKRDAVPKVILNQIYKYTPMEQTFGIILLALKGGRPLVLTLREMLEAFLDHRKEVVVRRTRFELRKAEARAHILEGLRIALQFLDEVIALIRAAASVEAARTGLMERFGLTEVQATAILEMRLQRLTALEREKIEAEYQDLLTQISRLKAILADERLVYDLIKQELLDLKQRFGDARRTKIGPKAAELTDEDLIPEEDMVVTVTHRGYIKRTAVSTYRAQRRGGRGVTGSQLREDDFITQLFVASTHTYLCFFTNRGRIYRLKVHEIPEAGRQAKGTAIVNLLALEGGERITAVQTLAADGEGGYWLFATRRGVVKRTPLTEYDSWRGGGIIAIDLDPQDELIGVSRTDGSSEVILGTRDGQVIRFAEEEVRPMGRTARGVTGIRLRGEDEVVSLAAIHDHPQLLIISRRGFGKRTPVDQFRRTARGGMGVQGLRVTAKTGGIAGIAAVSGPEEFMVVSSDGTLIRLAVASVSEQGRSTQGVTLMRLEEGQEVAAVAVLVPEEGHDQGL
- the pdxS gene encoding glutamine amidotransferase for pyridoxal phosphate synthesis; pyridoxal 5'-phosphate synthase complex, synthase subunit (Evidence 2a : Function from experimental evidences in other organisms; PubMedId : 14762015, 15771487, 15911615, 16157873, 17144654; Product type e : enzyme), which codes for MTERQEGTYGVKAGLAEMLKGGVIMDVTTPEQAEIAEKAGAVAVMALERVPADIRAAGGVARMADPAVVKRIMQAVSIPVMAKVRIGHFAEAQVLEALEVDYIDESEVLTPADEQYHIDKWAFKVPFVCGARDLGEALRRIAEGAAMIRTKGEPGTGNVVEAVRHLRTVNAQIRRVVSTPADELPDLAKELGAPLDLVRRVKELGRLPVVNFSAGGIATPADAALMMQLGADGIFVGSGIFKSKNPEAYARAIVRATLHYKDPKIVAEVSEGIGEPMPGLEMATLGAADRMQERGY
- the pdxT gene encoding glutamine amidotransferase for pyridoxal phosphate synthesis; pyridoxal 5'-phosphate synthase complex, glutamine amidotransferase subunit PdxT (Evidence 2a : Function from experimental evidences in other organisms; PubMedId : 14585832, 14762015, 15771487, 17144654, 18271580, 26735940; Product type e : enzyme), whose product is MTAYQEPVRVGVLAIQGDVREHLHHLERAGARPQEVRTPADLDGLAGLIIPGGESTTIGMLMEEAGLTQAVRERVEREGFPVYGTCAGLILLARRVVGGPSPARIGVMDLTADRNAYGRQVASFEVRLPIPVLGPELFPAVFIRAPRITAVGPGVQVLATLDGEPVMAESGGLLVSAFHPEMSDDLRIHRYFLEKVRAFAARAGAATGGP